The Methanoregula boonei 6A8 genome has a window encoding:
- a CDS encoding esterase/lipase family protein yields the protein MPDRCIPVVLVHGWKSHPGIWNRLFPRLREQDIPVWTFDYTSLDGALMEELAGALGGFIAARRKEENYTGSIDMVCHSIGSCVARFLLEVNDGPARSGRVRQLIAIGPPNNGSALAELFCDPVIGPEITCRLTDTFVPRNFDPAADSIVQACRPGSATMAALRAAGLRPDIAYRVICAENIARTPLFFPCLEGKTFELQQDGGWEMTFAGDGIVPHADSVLPGATLDIVPALPSALKEDPGRYCHLQLPRAPEVVDRVMAYLRPGPAVPD from the coding sequence ATGCCCGACCGCTGTATTCCCGTGGTGCTTGTCCATGGCTGGAAGAGCCATCCCGGAATCTGGAACCGGCTTTTCCCCCGGCTCCGCGAACAGGATATCCCGGTCTGGACCTTCGATTACACTTCGCTTGACGGGGCCCTCATGGAAGAACTTGCAGGAGCCTTGGGCGGATTTATCGCTGCACGGAGAAAGGAGGAGAACTATACCGGTAGCATCGATATGGTCTGCCACTCCATAGGCTCCTGTGTTGCCCGCTTTTTGCTTGAAGTAAACGATGGCCCCGCAAGAAGCGGGCGGGTGCGCCAGCTCATCGCGATCGGCCCGCCCAACAACGGCTCTGCCCTTGCCGAACTCTTCTGCGATCCGGTGATCGGGCCGGAGATCACGTGCCGCCTCACCGATACCTTTGTACCCCGAAACTTCGATCCCGCTGCTGACTCAATAGTCCAGGCCTGCCGCCCGGGGAGCGCGACCATGGCTGCCCTGCGGGCAGCCGGCCTCCGTCCCGATATCGCCTACCGGGTCATCTGTGCGGAGAACATCGCCCGTACCCCCTTGTTTTTTCCCTGCCTTGAGGGGAAGACCTTCGAGTTACAACAGGATGGCGGGTGGGAGATGACCTTTGCCGGCGACGGCATCGTACCGCACGCGGACTCCGTTCTTCCCGGTGCAACGCTGGATATCGTGCCGGCACTCCCGTCTGCCCTCAAAGAGGATCCCGGGCGGTACTGCCACCTCCAGCTGCCCCGGGCTCCCGAGGTAGTGGACCGGGTCATGGCATACCTGCGCCCGGGCCCGGCGGTCCCGGACTGA
- a CDS encoding ABC transporter permease: MPSTEGRNPAGAWVLRLQHELSAAWAISRKDMITYYIKPNIIVSGILFPLFMFLAFAIGKNAPPGTLIPGLIAITLLFSASSIEPVSIPIERRVKTFDRLLSAPISLHSLVFGESMSGFLYSLGIACLPLLIGIVAFGTPIQNVPVLIIAMALTAFCFATLGTLFAAYPTENVGEVMSMLNTVRLPLIFISGVFIPISEIPQIGQVIALFSPLTYGNDMITYAYTGTSLFSPVWDVVALFIFILLFQFVANRLYKKFNE, translated from the coding sequence ATGCCATCGACTGAAGGCAGGAATCCCGCAGGTGCTTGGGTCCTGCGGCTCCAGCATGAACTTTCTGCAGCGTGGGCGATCTCGCGCAAGGACATGATCACCTACTATATCAAACCAAACATCATCGTCTCGGGTATCCTCTTCCCGCTTTTCATGTTCCTTGCCTTTGCCATAGGAAAGAACGCCCCGCCCGGCACCCTGATCCCGGGCCTGATCGCGATCACCCTGCTCTTCTCGGCATCCTCGATAGAACCGGTCTCGATCCCCATTGAGCGCCGGGTCAAAACCTTTGACCGGCTCCTTTCTGCACCCATCTCGCTCCATTCGCTGGTTTTTGGGGAGAGTATGAGCGGTTTTCTCTACAGCCTGGGGATCGCCTGTCTCCCCCTCCTTATCGGGATCGTTGCCTTTGGTACACCGATCCAGAATGTCCCGGTCCTTATTATTGCGATGGCGCTGACCGCGTTCTGCTTTGCCACTCTGGGGACCCTCTTTGCCGCATACCCGACCGAGAACGTCGGGGAGGTCATGTCCATGCTCAACACGGTCCGGTTGCCGCTCATCTTTATCTCCGGCGTGTTCATCCCGATTTCGGAGATACCGCAGATCGGTCAGGTCATTGCCCTCTTCTCTCCCCTGACCTATGGCAACGATATGATCACGTATGCATATACCGGGACATCGCTTTTCTCACCGGTGTGGGATGTTGTTGCGCTTTTTATTTTCATCCTGCTCTTCCAGTTCGTGGCAAACCGGCTTTATAAGAAGTTTAACGAATAG
- a CDS encoding YeeE/YedE thiosulfate transporter family protein, whose product MFDMLFAPTWSPYIAGAGIGILVCLSFLMCNRPLGTSSAYAKAWGLLEKAVDPAVEEKKEFYREEIPPRVDGVLMLLPGILIGAFLSAALSGQLHLSLVPLLWAGAFGNNAILRVVVAFLGGIVLAFGARWAGGCTSGHGISGTSQLALSSIVSAACFFIGGIITAFLLFHGSGV is encoded by the coding sequence GTGTTCGATATGCTTTTTGCGCCCACCTGGTCGCCGTACATTGCCGGCGCCGGCATCGGCATCCTTGTCTGCCTGTCGTTTCTTATGTGTAACCGTCCGCTTGGGACCTCATCGGCCTATGCAAAGGCCTGGGGCCTCCTGGAGAAAGCCGTTGATCCGGCGGTTGAGGAAAAGAAGGAGTTTTACCGCGAGGAGATCCCGCCCCGGGTGGACGGGGTGCTGATGCTCCTGCCCGGGATCCTTATCGGGGCATTCCTCTCGGCCGCGCTCTCGGGCCAGCTCCACCTTTCCTTGGTACCCCTGCTCTGGGCGGGCGCATTTGGAAACAACGCGATCCTCCGGGTCGTCGTGGCATTTCTTGGCGGGATCGTCCTTGCCTTCGGGGCGCGCTGGGCCGGCGGGTGCACGAGCGGCCATGGCATCAGCGGCACCAGCCAGCTTGCACTCTCCAGTATCGTCTCTGCAGCCTGCTTCTTTATCGGCGGGATCATCACTGCGTTCCTGCTCTTCCATGGCTCGGGGGTGTGA
- a CDS encoding deoxycytidylate deaminase has protein sequence MRTNRHQYFLDLAQRCANQGTCLRRNFGAIIVDEYNTIVSTGYTGAPRKQMDCTELNRCWRKDHNIPSGSNYERCRSVHAEMNAMLQAGKLARGCTLYLAGFDVSTGELTQIWPCFLCSKMIVNSGITNVIMRTTPDEFKEMDPMVLYQMRSRESLGDDSPS, from the coding sequence ATGCGGACCAACAGGCACCAGTACTTCCTTGACCTTGCCCAGCGGTGCGCCAACCAGGGCACCTGCCTGCGGCGCAACTTCGGCGCGATCATCGTGGACGAATACAATACGATCGTCTCCACCGGTTACACTGGTGCCCCGCGCAAGCAGATGGACTGCACGGAACTCAACCGCTGCTGGAGAAAGGACCACAATATCCCCTCGGGCTCTAACTACGAGCGGTGCCGGAGCGTGCACGCCGAGATGAACGCCATGCTCCAGGCAGGCAAGCTCGCCCGGGGCTGCACGCTCTACCTTGCGGGCTTCGATGTCTCCACCGGCGAACTCACCCAGATCTGGCCCTGCTTTTTGTGCTCCAAGATGATTGTCAACAGCGGGATCACCAATGTCATCATGCGGACAACCCCGGACGAGTTTAAGGAGATGGACCCCATGGTGCTCTACCAGATGCGGAGCCGGGAATCGCTCGGGGATGACAGCCCCTCATAA
- a CDS encoding vWA domain-containing protein, whose amino-acid sequence MSDDSMYDQQPLGPVTFAENPEPRCPCLLLLDTSGSMAGKPIAELNAGLRAFYEELQGDSLAVKRVEVALVSFGPVRVISEFNTADFFLDPTLEAEGDTPLGEAITKGIDMVRKRKDEYRANGISFYRPWIFLITDGSPTDEWQRAAAAVREGESSKSFAFFAVGVQNADMAVLRQLTVRQPLKLQGLKFREFFQWLSNSMKSASRSNPGDRILLSPPSGWSEI is encoded by the coding sequence ATGAGTGACGACTCCATGTATGACCAGCAGCCGCTGGGCCCCGTTACCTTTGCTGAAAATCCCGAGCCCCGGTGTCCCTGCCTCCTGTTACTGGACACCTCCGGCTCCATGGCCGGAAAACCTATTGCAGAACTCAATGCCGGCCTGCGAGCCTTTTACGAGGAACTCCAGGGAGACTCGCTTGCCGTAAAACGGGTTGAGGTAGCGCTCGTCTCCTTTGGGCCGGTCCGGGTCATCTCCGAGTTCAACACTGCGGACTTCTTCCTTGACCCCACCCTTGAAGCCGAAGGAGACACGCCGCTTGGGGAGGCGATTACAAAGGGGATCGACATGGTGCGGAAACGCAAAGACGAATACCGGGCAAACGGCATCTCTTTTTACCGGCCCTGGATATTCCTGATCACCGATGGTTCACCGACCGATGAGTGGCAGCGTGCGGCAGCAGCGGTCCGGGAGGGAGAAAGTTCCAAGTCCTTTGCCTTCTTTGCCGTCGGGGTCCAGAATGCGGATATGGCGGTGCTCCGGCAGCTCACGGTCCGCCAACCGCTTAAGCTCCAGGGCCTCAAATTCCGGGAATTCTTCCAGTGGCTCTCCAATTCCATGAAATCGGCCTCCCGGAGCAACCCGGGCGACCGGATCCTGCTTTCTCCACCATCAGGGTGGAGCGAGATATGA
- a CDS encoding PKD domain-containing protein, producing the protein MNTRFIFLTGFVVLVCLACVVIPVGADNNTTATTTTTAVTTTATATPTTTATTIVTTTATATPTTTATTAVTTTATATPTTTATTAVTTTATTVATTTTATPLVASFTASPTSGTAPLTVQFEDTSTGSPTTWDWNFGDGDSSTNENPSYAYTTAGTYTVTLSIGDGGTLPSATSTQTTTITVSAGTVTTTVPSVTSISPTYGPLSTGTSITITGTGFTGATGITIGGTAVTSFTVVSDTEITATTPAISTAEQVDVLVTTPSGTSSSVAGDKYTFAATATTVPLPLFIASPTSGTAPLEVTFTDESTGSPATWDWNFGDGNTSTLQNPTNTYVTNGTYSVTLTEENSIGTNATTLTGYIIVGPTIPVAAFTASSLSGAAPLTVQFTDTSTGSPTSWVWNFGDGSTGTAQNPSHEYTTSGTYTATLTATNAEGSSTNTASQTITVGSSAMATAPTTAYTTAPTFAVAAAQSTTSSVDAWLAKQQAIATATPTPKSPGFDLIAALIGCGVIAGIDLYRKQ; encoded by the coding sequence GTGAATACCCGTTTCATTTTCCTCACGGGATTTGTGGTATTGGTTTGTCTTGCCTGCGTTGTTATACCAGTCGGTGCGGATAACAACACTACCGCTACTACTACAACTACAGCCGTCACTACCACGGCTACGGCTACTCCAACTACGACTGCCACGACTATAGTAACTACCACGGCTACGGCTACTCCGACTACAACCGCCACTACTGCAGTAACTACCACGGCTACGGCTACTCCGACTACGACTGCCACTACTGCAGTAACTACCACGGCTACTACAGTAGCAACGACAACTACGGCAACCCCGCTGGTTGCCTCATTCACTGCATCTCCCACTTCGGGTACTGCGCCACTCACCGTGCAGTTTGAGGATACATCCACCGGCTCTCCAACAACATGGGACTGGAACTTTGGAGATGGCGATTCAAGTACCAATGAAAACCCGTCATATGCGTACACGACTGCAGGAACCTACACGGTCACCCTCAGTATCGGGGATGGAGGCACGCTTCCCAGCGCAACCAGCACTCAGACCACCACGATAACGGTAAGCGCGGGGACTGTCACAACGACCGTCCCGTCCGTGACAAGCATCTCCCCCACTTATGGCCCACTTTCCACAGGCACTTCGATAACCATCACCGGGACAGGCTTTACCGGAGCAACAGGAATAACCATAGGGGGGACTGCAGTAACCAGTTTTACCGTTGTCAGCGATACAGAAATCACCGCAACCACGCCGGCCATCTCCACCGCCGAACAGGTTGATGTCCTCGTGACAACACCCAGTGGCACATCCTCATCAGTAGCCGGGGACAAATACACCTTTGCGGCTACAGCAACTACCGTCCCGCTACCCCTCTTTATCGCCTCACCCACATCCGGGACGGCTCCGCTGGAAGTAACATTTACAGATGAGTCAACCGGCTCCCCGGCAACATGGGACTGGAACTTCGGGGATGGCAATACCAGTACGCTGCAGAATCCGACTAATACCTATGTAACCAATGGGACGTACTCAGTGACCCTGACAGAAGAGAATTCGATTGGCACAAATGCAACAACCCTGACCGGATACATCATAGTCGGACCTACCATACCTGTTGCAGCGTTCACTGCATCATCGCTCAGTGGTGCCGCACCCCTCACCGTCCAGTTTACCGATACTTCCACGGGGTCGCCCACATCCTGGGTGTGGAACTTTGGGGACGGAAGTACCGGCACTGCCCAGAATCCCTCACACGAATATACGACATCAGGCACCTATACCGCCACCCTTACTGCCACGAACGCCGAAGGAAGCAGCACAAATACCGCTTCCCAGACCATAACGGTTGGCTCATCAGCGATGGCAACGGCCCCCACAACCGCGTATACAACGGCACCCACCTTTGCAGTTGCCGCTGCACAATCCACAACTTCTTCTGTGGATGCCTGGCTGGCAAAGCAACAGGCCATTGCCACGGCAACACCGACCCCTAAATCGCCGGGTTTTGACCTGATTGCAGCCCTTATCGGTTGCGGAGTTATTGCCGGTATTGACCTGTACCGAAAACAGTAA
- a CDS encoding DUF1294 domain-containing protein has product MIPVSLISVAIGLYVVVNASVFCLYGYDKHAARTGRWRIPESTLLGSALIGPFGAFGAMLLFRHKTRKRKFLLVPVFLMLHIIGILYLAGVPVLPVP; this is encoded by the coding sequence ATGATTCCTGTCTCACTTATTTCTGTAGCGATTGGCCTCTATGTGGTCGTAAACGCCAGCGTGTTCTGCCTGTACGGGTACGACAAGCACGCTGCCCGGACCGGCCGGTGGCGGATTCCCGAATCCACCCTGCTTGGTTCTGCGCTCATCGGACCGTTTGGCGCTTTCGGGGCAATGCTCCTCTTCCGGCACAAGACCCGGAAACGGAAATTTCTCCTGGTGCCGGTTTTTCTGATGCTCCATATCATCGGAATCCTGTACCTGGCAGGAGTGCCTGTTCTTCCTGTGCCGTGA
- a CDS encoding YeeE/YedE thiosulfate transporter family protein, with product MSLCTRIHNDGKTQLVLGLCIGILFGFLLQKGGVTSYDVIVGQLLLENFTVVKVMLSAVIVAMIGIHLLVRFGYAELHVHPGSWGSNLIGGLIFGVGFALLGLCPGTVAGAAGTGALDALVGGIPGMLVGSGLFISLYPKIKPILCRAPFAAQTLPEFLHLNRWIVIVVVEVCMIGILLLFAGIGL from the coding sequence ATGTCCCTATGCACCCGGATCCACAATGACGGTAAAACTCAGCTGGTGCTTGGCCTGTGCATCGGCATCCTGTTCGGTTTCCTTCTCCAGAAAGGCGGCGTGACCAGCTACGATGTGATTGTGGGCCAGCTCCTGCTCGAAAATTTCACCGTGGTCAAAGTGATGCTTTCCGCGGTCATTGTTGCGATGATCGGCATCCACCTCCTGGTCCGGTTTGGGTACGCAGAACTCCATGTCCATCCCGGTTCATGGGGATCGAACCTGATCGGGGGGCTCATCTTCGGGGTTGGATTTGCCCTGCTCGGGCTCTGTCCCGGGACGGTGGCAGGGGCGGCGGGAACCGGAGCGCTCGATGCGCTTGTCGGGGGAATCCCCGGCATGCTGGTGGGCTCCGGGCTTTTTATCAGCCTGTACCCGAAGATAAAACCCATCCTCTGCCGGGCGCCGTTTGCGGCCCAGACACTTCCTGAATTCCTGCACCTGAACCGGTGGATCGTGATTGTCGTGGTGGAGGTTTGCATGATCGGCATCCTCCTCCTGTTTGCCGGCATCGGGTTGTAA
- a CDS encoding N-formylglutamate amidohydrolase: MKYPFLISIPHGGTEIPKEVAGRFALTDQELLWYCDPETRILFDFGRSVECTIDTPVSRMVVDLNRPPLPLPPKDPDGIIKVRTIDGKQVYLPGQIPDLNLIHQMMLKWYFPYHQRIDELIDRHPVRISFDCHSMLPYGSAEQADAGRDRPLICLGNYGDGQGRARPGGITTCPAAWIRSLADEFEREFPGPGNVAINTPFSGGFISNAHYWRKGIPWIQIEVNRALYESESIHSSRLSVTKSQIPELQDRIREILARFWEGISDSDLAEKNRRTGDFP, translated from the coding sequence ATGAAATATCCGTTTCTCATATCGATTCCGCATGGTGGAACCGAGATCCCAAAAGAGGTTGCAGGCAGGTTTGCTCTTACGGACCAGGAACTCCTGTGGTACTGTGACCCTGAGACCCGGATTCTCTTTGATTTTGGAAGATCCGTGGAATGTACGATCGATACTCCCGTGTCCCGTATGGTGGTAGATCTCAACCGTCCGCCGCTGCCCCTTCCCCCCAAGGACCCGGATGGGATTATCAAGGTCCGGACAATCGACGGCAAACAGGTGTACCTGCCCGGCCAGATCCCGGATCTGAACCTTATCCACCAAATGATGCTCAAATGGTATTTCCCGTATCACCAGCGCATTGATGAGCTTATTGACCGTCATCCTGTACGCATTTCGTTTGACTGCCATTCGATGCTGCCGTACGGCTCTGCCGAACAGGCTGATGCGGGCAGGGACCGGCCGTTGATCTGCCTGGGAAATTATGGCGACGGGCAGGGCCGGGCGCGACCCGGGGGCATCACTACGTGTCCTGCGGCCTGGATTCGCAGTCTTGCCGATGAGTTTGAGCGGGAGTTTCCCGGCCCGGGAAATGTTGCAATCAACACGCCCTTCTCCGGAGGATTTATTTCCAACGCTCATTACTGGAGAAAGGGTATCCCCTGGATCCAGATAGAGGTTAACCGGGCCTTGTATGAATCTGAGAGTATTCACTCCTCCCGGTTATCGGTGACGAAATCACAGATTCCTGAGTTACAGGACCGGATCCGGGAGATCCTGGCCCGGTTCTGGGAGGGGATTTCTGACAGTGACCTTGCAGAAAAGAACCGCCGAACCGGGGATTTTCCGTAA
- a CDS encoding PP2C family serine/threonine-protein phosphatase: MSWKHLSLSVTGKSHSDRNEPGQDYCRAGAVTFADRDFFIGLAADGAGSTTRGGTGAEIACEILYLQILAAIRKGDPLSRVTDDDIRTWISASREAILARAQEEGQRLKDYACTLIGVVISGEHVLFFQIGDGCIVTGDDAGYHTVFWPEQGEYANMTFFVSDDDFLDHIRIDRRENLPGEIAIFTDGLQNLVLSFSTRTVHEGFFRPLFAALRKNSEKGGCVDLTTHLVKLLSSDDVNARSDDDKTLVLAVNVP; the protein is encoded by the coding sequence ATGAGCTGGAAGCACCTCTCCTTGTCGGTCACGGGAAAATCCCACAGCGACCGTAACGAGCCGGGACAGGACTATTGCCGTGCCGGAGCCGTTACGTTCGCGGACCGGGATTTTTTTATCGGCCTTGCCGCCGATGGAGCAGGCAGCACCACCCGGGGTGGTACCGGTGCGGAGATTGCCTGCGAAATCCTGTATCTCCAGATCCTCGCTGCGATCCGGAAAGGCGATCCTCTCTCCCGGGTCACTGACGATGATATCAGGACTTGGATCTCCGCCTCCCGGGAGGCGATACTTGCCCGTGCGCAGGAAGAGGGGCAGAGGCTCAAAGATTACGCCTGCACGCTGATCGGGGTTGTCATTTCCGGTGAGCACGTACTCTTTTTCCAGATCGGTGACGGATGCATCGTAACCGGGGATGATGCCGGGTACCATACCGTTTTTTGGCCGGAGCAGGGAGAATATGCGAATATGACCTTTTTTGTCTCTGACGATGATTTCCTGGACCATATCAGGATCGATCGCCGGGAAAACCTACCGGGCGAAATTGCGATCTTTACCGATGGCCTCCAGAACCTCGTGCTGTCGTTTTCCACCCGCACCGTGCACGAGGGCTTCTTCCGGCCCCTTTTTGCCGCGCTCAGGAAAAATTCTGAAAAAGGAGGCTGCGTGGATCTCACCACACATCTCGTGAAACTGCTTTCCAGTGACGATGTGAATGCCCGAAGCGACGATGACAAGACCCTTGTCCTCGCCGTAAACGTACCGTGA
- a CDS encoding daunorubicin resistance protein DrrA family ABC transporter ATP-binding protein: MHAIEVSHLKKTFGTLTALNDISFCVEEGETFGFLGPNGAGKTTTIRILTGISYPTAGTASIFGHDIGRETIAARQSMGIVSETSNVYDDLTAWQNMIFSAELYHVSREVREKKAKELLTTFDLYERRNDKARGFSKGMKRRLTIAMGLVNSPRLLFLDEPTSGLDVQSNLIIRDVVTGLIGEGVTVFLTTHNIEEANMMCDRVGIVNRGTIAAIDAPERLKKTIQSVQSIVLSFDRTAAGQLDDLHHLAMVNDAVKEGDKFRLYTEDPATVIEAVMEYARAGGLRVLSISTLGPSLEDVFIKLTGLQRTGGVVHAID, from the coding sequence ATGCATGCCATCGAGGTTTCACACCTCAAAAAGACGTTTGGCACCCTGACCGCGCTCAATGATATCAGTTTCTGTGTCGAGGAGGGGGAAACCTTTGGGTTCCTTGGCCCAAATGGCGCAGGAAAGACCACCACGATCCGGATCCTCACCGGGATCTCGTATCCGACCGCAGGAACCGCCTCCATCTTTGGCCATGACATCGGGCGCGAGACCATTGCGGCCCGGCAGTCCATGGGGATTGTCTCCGAGACTTCCAATGTTTACGACGACCTGACCGCCTGGCAGAATATGATCTTTTCTGCTGAGCTCTACCACGTGAGCCGGGAGGTGCGCGAGAAGAAGGCAAAAGAACTCCTCACCACGTTTGACCTGTACGAGCGGCGCAACGACAAGGCGCGGGGTTTTTCGAAAGGCATGAAACGGCGCCTGACCATCGCAATGGGCCTGGTCAACAGCCCCCGCCTCCTCTTCCTTGACGAACCAACCTCCGGCCTTGATGTCCAGAGCAACCTGATCATCCGTGATGTGGTCACGGGGCTTATCGGTGAAGGTGTCACCGTGTTTTTAACTACCCATAACATCGAGGAGGCCAACATGATGTGCGACCGGGTGGGGATCGTTAACCGGGGCACGATTGCTGCAATCGATGCGCCGGAACGGCTGAAAAAGACGATCCAGAGCGTCCAGTCGATTGTGCTCTCGTTCGATCGGACCGCTGCCGGCCAGCTTGATGATCTCCATCACCTTGCCATGGTCAACGATGCCGTAAAGGAAGGGGACAAGTTCCGGCTTTATACCGAGGATCCCGCAACGGTGATCGAAGCGGTGATGGAGTACGCCCGGGCAGGCGGCCTGAGAGTGCTCAGTATCTCCACGCTGGGTCCGAGTCTTGAGGATGTGTTCATCAAACTGACCGGCCTGCAAAGGACCGGGGGGGTTGTCCATGCCATCGACTGA